DNA sequence from the Paenibacillus physcomitrellae genome:
CATTCCAGCGAACCGTTCAGCTTCGGCAGCGTCGACAGCGTGCTGCCTCCGTCGCCGGAAATGCCCATCAGGCCGGTGACGACAGCGCCTACCGCGCAATAAGATACTTCCGGATACTCGCGGCGGTGCAGGTCAGGATCAACAAGCTCCTTCAGTTCGCGGAAAGCTTCACCGTTCATGCCGTAGCGGTAAAAAATATCCGGCAGATAGGTTTTTCCCTCTACGTTTTCTACAAGATTTACATTAACGTCCTGCAAAGACCGCTCCAGCTTGGCGGGGTCTGTCACAACTCCAAAATAAAGCGGCAGAAAAGTGCCTTCAGCGTTGTATTGTGTGACAAACGAACGATCCTGACGCATCGCGCCGCTGAAGCGGCCATGCTCCTCGCTCCACCAGAGACGATCGTATACCTGCTCCAGCTCACGCGCCTTGGCGGCATAGGTTTGCTGTTCCTCTTCACGGCCCCGCAGGCCGGCCATCTTGGCATAGGCCCGGTAAGCCGCGATTTGCGTGCCGATCATGTCTCCCCCCGCAAGCGGCTGGATGCCGGCTTCATTATAGGTAGCGAGGCCACGGCGGCCGTATGCCGGATTGTAATCCAGAATGCCGTCCCCGTCTTTGTCCCACGTATTCGTATATTCCGTTAAGGTCAGTCGGAAAAATTCCCGAAGAACCGGATGGTCGAGGTAATCCTGGTCGCCCGTCCAGAGATACATCCGCCAGCAGGCATCGATGATATCGAAGTTGGCCGGCAGGTTATACCAGAAATCCTGGTCATTGTCGTAATCCTCTTTGGCAGGTTCGCCATCTTTGGTAATTTCCCAATAGGTGCACCAATCGCGCGAAGGCGAGATGTTTTCGGCGAAACGCAGCAGCATGTTTTTCGTGTGCGGCGCAAGGCCAAGCGCTGCCGCTCCGGCGCTGTGGTGCATGACGTCCCGGATGCAGAAGGCTCCGCGTCCGGGCAGGGCCGCTTCATACCAAGGCCCGACGGCGTCTTCGCCGAAATGGGCGTAAGCCAGAGCCTGGTTTTTCGCCCAAACGAAACCTTCATTCAGCTCGGCGTCCGATGATTGAAAAGCGATAACGCCGGCCTCTTTTTTCAACTTCAAAATGTCTGTCACTAAACTCCACTCCCTTGTCTGTAATTTAGCTCTCTTTAGAACCGGAGAAGGTCAAACCTTCCATAAATGCTTTTTGTGCGGTGAAGAACAAAACGATACATGGCAATGTAATCACTACAGCTGCTGCCATCAGCAGGTTGGTGGCTGTCGAATAGGTGCCCTGGAACCCGGCCAGCCCGAGGGTCAGCGTTTTCCATTTATCGCTGTTGACATAAATCAGCGGTCCCATAAAGTTGTTCCAGGAGCCCATAAACACCATAACGCCTACAGCCATAAGCGCCGGTTTGGACAAAGGCAGAAAGATGGTGCGCCAAATCTTGAAGTAGCCGCTGCCGTCAATGATCGCCGCCTCTTCAAGCCCGACCGGAAGCCGGGAATAAAATTGCCGAAACAGAAAAATGTAAAACGGCGAGGCGAAAAAGGTCGGAACAATAAGCGGATACAGGGAATCGAGCATCCCCAGCTTTTTGAATAGGATAAACTGCGGAATCATCGTAACCTCGCCGGGAAGCAGCATAGTCGACAGCACCAGCACAAACAGCAGGCCGCTGCCTTTTACCTTCATGCGGGCAAACGCATAACCGACCAGCGAACAGGAGAATACCGTGCCGATAATCGGCAGTACGGTGGTGATAATAGAATTGACCAGATAACGGCCAAAAGGGAAGGAGGACAACGCTTTGGAATAGTTATCCCAGCGCCAGTTTTGCGGCCACACATTCATGCCGGATTTCGCGATTTCCTCCAGACTGCGCAAAGACGCTGCGATCATCCAGATAAACGGATACAAAAAAGCGACGCTCCCGGCGATCAGAATGAGATAGGCCAAAATACGCTTGACGGTGGTACTACGCTTTTTGCTTGCGAACACGACGTTTCCTCCCCCCAACTTCATTTTCGTAATAAACCCATAATGCGCTGCTGCGGAAGACCAGTGCCGTAAAGATCAGGATGATGACGAACAGCACCCAGGCAAGCGCGGAGCCGTAGCCCATTTTGAACCACATAA
Encoded proteins:
- a CDS encoding MGH1-like glycoside hydrolase domain-containing protein, which codes for MTDILKLKKEAGVIAFQSSDAELNEGFVWAKNQALAYAHFGEDAVGPWYEAALPGRGAFCIRDVMHHSAGAAALGLAPHTKNMLLRFAENISPSRDWCTYWEITKDGEPAKEDYDNDQDFWYNLPANFDIIDACWRMYLWTGDQDYLDHPVLREFFRLTLTEYTNTWDKDGDGILDYNPAYGRRGLATYNEAGIQPLAGGDMIGTQIAAYRAYAKMAGLRGREEEQQTYAAKARELEQVYDRLWWSEEHGRFSGAMRQDRSFVTQYNAEGTFLPLYFGVVTDPAKLERSLQDVNVNLVENVEGKTYLPDIFYRYGMNGEAFRELKELVDPDLHRREYPEVSYCAVGAVVTGLMGISGDGGSTLSTLPKLNGSLEWAEVSGVPVLGRTAKVRHLKEESTELTLEQGETLLWKASFPGKADVLYHNGEAVPAQTVTTLLGETFSSVTVQVAEGETHTVSAKPKG
- a CDS encoding carbohydrate ABC transporter permease; the protein is MFASKKRSTTVKRILAYLILIAGSVAFLYPFIWMIAASLRSLEEIAKSGMNVWPQNWRWDNYSKALSSFPFGRYLVNSIITTVLPIIGTVFSCSLVGYAFARMKVKGSGLLFVLVLSTMLLPGEVTMIPQFILFKKLGMLDSLYPLIVPTFFASPFYIFLFRQFYSRLPVGLEEAAIIDGSGYFKIWRTIFLPLSKPALMAVGVMVFMGSWNNFMGPLIYVNSDKWKTLTLGLAGFQGTYSTATNLLMAAAVVITLPCIVLFFTAQKAFMEGLTFSGSKES